A genomic stretch from Edaphobacter aggregans includes:
- a CDS encoding class I SAM-dependent methyltransferase, giving the protein MEEGGRVNRLHHWLCRSGRWRKTIERRVPWVVSGADLGQNVLELGPGPGLTTDLLRLTLERLTAIEVDPGLAASLRLRLSGSNVEVIAGDATTMPFADGQFSGAVSFTMLHHVPSPELQDQLLREVWRVITPGGVFVGSDSIQSLFMRLIHIVTRLCPLPRIHLACG; this is encoded by the coding sequence ATGGAGGAAGGCGGGCGCGTGAATCGTTTACATCATTGGTTGTGTCGATCCGGACGATGGCGAAAGACCATCGAGAGGCGAGTGCCGTGGGTCGTTTCCGGTGCGGATCTGGGACAGAATGTCCTTGAGCTTGGACCTGGGCCTGGCCTGACAACGGATCTGTTGCGGCTGACGTTGGAGCGCCTGACGGCGATTGAAGTTGACCCTGGGCTGGCCGCGTCGCTGCGTTTGCGGCTAAGCGGCAGCAATGTCGAAGTGATCGCCGGTGACGCGACTACGATGCCGTTCGCGGACGGTCAGTTTTCGGGAGCAGTGTCGTTTACGATGCTGCATCATGTGCCGTCTCCTGAGTTGCAGGACCAACTGCTGCGCGAGGTATGGCGCGTGATAACGCCGGGTGGAGTCTTCGTGGGTAGCGACAGCATACAAAGCTTGTTCATGCGACTGATTCACATCGTGACACGCTTGTGCCCGTTGCCCCGGATACATTTGGCGTGCGGTTAG